In Pseudomonas lalkuanensis, the following are encoded in one genomic region:
- the cysT gene encoding sulfate ABC transporter permease subunit CysT, translated as MSRRISPVIPGFGLTLGYTLVYLSLLVLIPLGALFLKTTQLSWDQFWAIISAPRVIAALKLSFGTALAAAVINGIIGTLLAWVLVRYDFFGRKVIDAMVDLPFALPTAVAGIALTALYAPAGLVGQFATDLGFKIAYTPLGITLALTFVTLPFVVRTVQPVLADIPREVEEAAACLGARPLQIFRHVLLPALLPAWLTGFALAFARGVGEYGSVIFIAGNMPMKTEILPLLIMVKLDQYDYTGATAIGVLMLVVAFVLLLLINLLQRRIETP; from the coding sequence ATGTCGCGACGCATCTCCCCGGTCATACCCGGCTTCGGGCTGACCCTGGGATACACCCTGGTGTATCTCAGCCTGCTGGTCCTGATTCCCCTGGGTGCCCTGTTCCTCAAGACGACGCAACTGAGCTGGGACCAGTTCTGGGCCATCATCAGCGCCCCCCGCGTGATCGCCGCCCTCAAGCTCAGTTTCGGCACCGCCCTGGCCGCCGCCGTGATCAACGGCATCATCGGCACCCTGCTGGCCTGGGTCCTGGTGCGTTACGACTTCTTCGGCCGCAAGGTCATCGACGCCATGGTCGACCTGCCCTTCGCGCTGCCCACCGCGGTCGCCGGTATTGCCCTCACCGCGCTCTATGCGCCCGCCGGCCTGGTGGGCCAGTTCGCCACCGACCTCGGCTTCAAGATCGCCTACACCCCGCTCGGCATCACCCTGGCGCTGACCTTCGTCACCCTGCCCTTCGTGGTGCGGACGGTGCAGCCGGTGCTGGCCGACATTCCCCGCGAGGTGGAAGAAGCCGCCGCCTGCCTCGGCGCCAGGCCGCTGCAGATTTTCCGCCATGTGCTGCTGCCGGCCCTGCTGCCGGCCTGGCTGACCGGTTTCGCCCTGGCCTTCGCCCGTGGCGTGGGTGAGTACGGTTCGGTGATCTTCATAGCCGGCAACATGCCGATGAAGACCGAAATCCTGCCGCTGCTGATCATGGTCAAGCTGGACCAGTACGACTACACCGGCGCCACCGCCATCGGCGTGCTGATGCTGGTCGTCGCTTTCGTCCTGCTGCTGCTGATCAACCTGCTGCAACGCCGCATCGAGACCCCGTGA
- a CDS encoding Mpo1 family 2-hydroxy fatty acid dioxygenase, which produces MKTLIDQLGQYAEYHRDRRNIATHFVGIPLIVVAVAVLLSRPGTEAFGLWLSPAALVSLVSALYYFRLDLRYGLVMAVLLAVSLWIGAAFAAQGTAAWLGAGLGLFVVGWIIQFVGHYYEGRKPAFVDDLTGLIIGPLFVVAELGFLLGLRKEVEHAVEERAGPTCIREKKAAA; this is translated from the coding sequence ATGAAAACCCTCATCGACCAACTTGGCCAGTACGCCGAGTACCACCGCGACCGCCGCAACATCGCCACCCATTTCGTCGGCATTCCGCTGATCGTCGTTGCCGTTGCCGTGCTGCTGTCCCGTCCGGGGACCGAAGCCTTCGGCCTCTGGCTGTCGCCGGCGGCGCTGGTCAGCCTGGTTTCCGCGCTCTACTACTTCCGCCTCGACCTGCGCTACGGCCTGGTGATGGCCGTGCTGCTCGCCGTCAGCCTGTGGATCGGCGCCGCCTTCGCCGCACAGGGCACCGCCGCCTGGCTTGGCGCTGGGTTGGGGCTCTTCGTGGTGGGCTGGATCATCCAGTTCGTCGGCCACTACTACGAGGGCCGCAAGCCGGCCTTCGTCGACGACCTCACCGGGCTGATCATCGGGCCGCTGTTCGTGGTGGCCGAACTGGGCTTCCTGCTGGGGCTGCGCAAGGAAGTCGAGCACGCCGTGGAAGAACGCGCCGGCCCGACCTGCATTCGGGAGAAGAAGGCGGCGGCTTGA
- a CDS encoding sulfite exporter TauE/SafE family protein, whose product MADSLIAYLPLIAATFLLAGTVKGVVGLGLPTISVGLLGLVMPPMQAAALLIVPSMVTNIWQLAAGSSPLAMLRRLWPMLAGILVGTWAMAWVVNAADLPGATAILGIALVVYAVLGLASVRFAVAPTNEGWLGPVIGAVTGALTALTGVFVIPAVPYLQAIGLEKDELVQALGLSFSASTIALAVSLGHSGELLQPAVLGASLLALVPALLGMAGGQWLRKRISAERFRRWFFIGLLLLGSDLALRGLL is encoded by the coding sequence GTGGCCGATTCCCTGATTGCCTACCTGCCCCTGATTGCCGCCACTTTCCTGCTCGCTGGCACCGTGAAAGGTGTCGTCGGCCTGGGCCTGCCGACCATCTCCGTCGGCCTGCTGGGGCTGGTGATGCCGCCCATGCAGGCTGCCGCCCTGCTGATCGTGCCGTCCATGGTCACCAACATCTGGCAGCTCGCTGCCGGCAGCAGCCCGCTGGCGATGCTGCGTCGTCTGTGGCCGATGCTCGCCGGCATCCTCGTCGGTACCTGGGCAATGGCCTGGGTGGTGAATGCCGCTGACCTGCCCGGTGCGACCGCGATCCTCGGTATCGCCCTGGTGGTGTATGCGGTGCTCGGACTCGCCTCAGTGCGCTTCGCCGTGGCGCCGACCAACGAAGGCTGGCTGGGCCCGGTGATCGGTGCGGTGACCGGCGCCCTGACAGCCCTGACCGGGGTTTTCGTGATCCCTGCCGTGCCTTATCTGCAGGCCATCGGCCTGGAAAAGGATGAACTGGTGCAGGCCCTGGGGCTGTCCTTCAGCGCCTCCACCATCGCCCTGGCGGTGAGCCTCGGCCACAGCGGCGAGCTGCTGCAACCGGCGGTGCTGGGCGCCTCCCTGCTGGCCCTGGTGCCGGCACTGCTGGGCATGGCCGGTGGGCAATGGCTGCGCAAGCGCATCAGTGCCGAACGCTTCCGCCGCTGGTTCTTCATCGGCCTGCTGCTGCTCGGCAGCGACCTGGCCCTGCGCGGTCTGCTCTGA
- a CDS encoding Crp/Fnr family transcriptional regulator yields the protein MIESKHHRDLLLTGQWFSLLPAALQDELLAMAQLRRLEPGQRLFRRGDPPCGLYAVLEGAIRVGSISESGKEALLVLVEPPHWFGEISLFDGQPRTHDAFADGQVTLLHLPQAPLLALLERQPSHWRDFALLMSQKLRLAFIALEEMSLLPAPQRLARRLLMIAEGYGGLSVRRRSIHLAQEQLALMLSISRQTTNQILKELEAQGAVHLNYGEIEILDPELLKRAAQGKP from the coding sequence ATGATCGAATCCAAGCACCATCGCGACCTCCTGCTGACCGGCCAATGGTTCAGCCTGTTGCCCGCCGCCCTGCAGGACGAACTCCTGGCCATGGCCCAGCTGCGCCGGCTGGAACCCGGCCAGCGCCTGTTCCGCCGGGGCGATCCTCCCTGTGGGCTCTATGCGGTGCTGGAGGGTGCGATTCGCGTCGGCAGCATCAGCGAGAGCGGCAAGGAGGCATTGCTGGTGCTGGTGGAGCCGCCCCACTGGTTCGGCGAGATTTCCCTCTTCGATGGCCAGCCACGGACCCACGATGCCTTCGCCGACGGCCAGGTGACCCTGCTCCACCTGCCCCAGGCGCCGCTGTTGGCCCTGCTCGAGCGGCAGCCTTCACACTGGCGCGACTTCGCCCTGCTGATGAGCCAGAAGCTGCGCCTGGCGTTCATCGCCCTGGAGGAAATGAGCCTGCTGCCGGCGCCCCAGCGCCTGGCGCGGCGGTTGCTGATGATCGCCGAGGGCTACGGCGGCCTGTCGGTGCGCCGGCGCTCGATCCACCTCGCTCAGGAGCAGCTGGCGTTGATGCTGTCGATCTCCCGCCAGACCACCAACCAGATCCTCAAGGAGCTGGAAGCCCAGGGCGCCGTGCACCTGAACTACGGCGAAATCGAGATCCTCGATCCCGAGCTGCTCAAGCGCGCGGCACAGGGCAAACCGTAA
- the cysW gene encoding sulfate ABC transporter permease subunit CysW: MSSASLTAASSANAARRGSALGRRILIVSAWLAFALFLLLPLLVVLSEALKDGLGTFFTAIFEPDALSALKLTLIAVFISVPLNLVFGVAAAWCVSKYEFRGKSLLVTLIDLPFSVSPVIAGLIYVLLFGAQGYFGEWLQDRDIQIVFAVPGIVLATIFVTFPFVARELIPLMQEQGTQEEEAARLLGANGWQMFWHVTLPNIKWGLIYGVVLCTARAMGEFGAVSVVSGHIRGVTNTLPLHVEILYNEYNHVAAFSVASLLLVLALCILLLKQWSESRLSRLKSNADEE; the protein is encoded by the coding sequence ATGAGTTCCGCAAGCCTGACCGCCGCGTCCTCCGCCAACGCCGCCCGCCGGGGCAGCGCACTGGGTCGCCGCATCCTGATCGTTTCCGCCTGGCTGGCCTTCGCCCTTTTCCTCCTGCTGCCGCTTCTGGTGGTACTGAGCGAGGCATTGAAGGACGGCCTGGGTACCTTCTTCACCGCCATCTTCGAGCCGGACGCCCTCTCCGCGCTGAAGCTGACCCTGATCGCCGTGTTCATCTCGGTGCCGCTCAACCTGGTGTTCGGCGTGGCCGCCGCCTGGTGCGTGAGCAAGTACGAGTTTCGCGGCAAGAGCCTGCTGGTGACCCTGATCGACCTGCCGTTCTCGGTGTCGCCGGTGATCGCCGGCCTGATCTATGTGCTGCTGTTCGGCGCGCAGGGTTACTTCGGTGAGTGGCTGCAGGACCGCGATATCCAGATCGTCTTCGCCGTGCCGGGCATCGTCCTGGCCACCATCTTCGTGACCTTCCCCTTCGTCGCCCGCGAACTGATCCCGCTGATGCAGGAACAGGGCACCCAGGAGGAAGAAGCCGCACGCCTGCTCGGCGCCAACGGCTGGCAGATGTTCTGGCACGTAACCCTGCCGAACATCAAATGGGGCCTGATCTACGGCGTGGTGCTCTGCACCGCGCGGGCCATGGGCGAGTTCGGCGCGGTGTCGGTGGTGTCCGGCCACATCCGTGGCGTCACCAACACCCTGCCGCTGCATGTCGAGATCCTCTACAACGAATACAACCACGTCGCCGCCTTCAGCGTCGCCAGCCTGCTGCTGGTGCTCGCCCTGTGCATCCTTCTGCTCAAGCAGTGGAGCGAGTCGCGCCTGTCCCGTCTCAAGTCGAATGCTGATGAGGAGTAA
- a CDS encoding fatty acid desaturase, whose protein sequence is MSTTPASPRVLNDQQRSAHIREVVMARGNELRQRYPVLNHQDAIGAGILVFALVGMAGSALLYLNDQIAWWACLLLNAFFASLTHELEHDLIHSMYFRKRKVPHNLMMALVWMARPSTINPWVRRHLHLNHHKVSGTETDLEERAITNGEPWGLARLLMVGDNVMSSLIRMGRAKSWAQKRSILWRTLKVYAPLALLNWGTWYLFLGFHAIDTLAWALNAPIAWSAGTLEAMSLVNIAVVALVGPNVLRTFCLHFVSSNMHYYGDVEPGNVIQQTQVLNPWWMWPLQAFCFNFGSTHAIHHFVVKEPFYIRQMTAPVAHRVMREMGVRFNDFGTFARANRWSPKQEAAAQSAQPTLG, encoded by the coding sequence ATGTCCACCACGCCTGCAAGCCCCCGCGTACTGAATGACCAGCAGCGATCAGCGCATATTCGTGAGGTGGTGATGGCCCGCGGCAACGAGCTGCGCCAGCGCTACCCCGTACTGAACCACCAGGACGCCATCGGCGCCGGCATCCTCGTCTTCGCCCTGGTCGGCATGGCCGGTTCCGCCCTGCTCTACCTGAACGACCAGATCGCCTGGTGGGCCTGCCTGCTGCTCAACGCCTTCTTCGCCTCGCTGACCCATGAGCTGGAGCACGACCTGATCCACAGCATGTACTTCCGCAAGCGCAAGGTGCCGCACAACCTGATGATGGCACTGGTCTGGATGGCGCGGCCGAGCACCATCAACCCCTGGGTCCGCCGCCACCTGCACCTCAACCACCACAAGGTGTCGGGCACCGAGACCGACCTGGAGGAACGCGCCATCACCAACGGCGAACCCTGGGGCCTGGCGCGCCTGCTGATGGTGGGGGACAACGTGATGTCCTCGCTGATCCGCATGGGCCGGGCCAAGAGCTGGGCGCAGAAGCGCAGCATCCTCTGGCGCACCCTGAAGGTCTACGCGCCGCTGGCCCTGCTGAACTGGGGCACCTGGTACCTGTTCCTCGGCTTCCACGCCATCGACACCCTGGCCTGGGCCCTGAATGCGCCCATCGCCTGGTCGGCGGGCACCCTGGAGGCGATGAGCCTCGTCAACATCGCGGTGGTGGCGCTGGTGGGCCCGAACGTGCTGCGCACCTTCTGCCTGCACTTCGTCAGCTCCAACATGCACTACTACGGTGACGTCGAGCCGGGCAACGTGATCCAGCAGACCCAGGTGCTCAATCCCTGGTGGATGTGGCCGCTGCAGGCCTTCTGCTTCAACTTCGGCAGCACCCACGCCATCCACCATTTCGTGGTCAAGGAACCCTTCTACATTCGCCAGATGACCGCGCCGGTGGCACACAGGGTGATGCGCGAGATGGGCGTACGCTTCAACGACTTCGGCACCTTCGCCCGCGCCAACCGCTGGAGCCCGAAGCAGGAGGCTGCCGCACAATCCGCCCAACCCACCCTTGGTTAG
- a CDS encoding MmyB family transcriptional regulator yields the protein MNTSAHPVGALLRQWRQRRRLSQLDLACDAEISTRHLSFVENGRAHPSREMLLHLAEQLEIPLRERNRLLTAAGYAPLYPQRDLADPALAGARTAVEQLLKAHEPNPALAVDRHWNLLAANGAVAPLLSGVAPELLAPPLNVLRVSLHPQGLAPCIVNLGQWRAHLLERLRRDIEVSGDLQLQALFDELSGYPAPPLPEGLHSDAVLVPLQLRTPLGVISFISTITVFGTPVDVTLAELGLETLFPADPASAELLRRLLAGN from the coding sequence ATGAATACATCAGCCCACCCCGTCGGCGCCCTGTTGCGCCAATGGCGCCAGCGGCGCCGCCTGAGCCAGCTCGATCTTGCCTGCGACGCGGAGATTTCCACACGCCACCTCAGCTTCGTCGAGAACGGTCGCGCCCACCCCAGCCGCGAGATGCTGCTGCACCTGGCCGAGCAACTGGAGATCCCCCTGCGCGAGCGCAATCGCCTGCTGACCGCGGCCGGCTACGCACCGCTGTATCCCCAGCGCGACCTGGCAGACCCGGCCCTGGCCGGCGCGCGCACGGCGGTCGAGCAGTTGCTCAAGGCCCACGAACCCAACCCGGCGCTGGCGGTGGACCGTCACTGGAACCTGTTGGCAGCCAACGGTGCCGTTGCGCCCCTGCTTTCCGGAGTCGCGCCGGAACTGCTGGCGCCGCCACTCAATGTGCTGCGGGTGTCCCTCCATCCACAGGGCCTGGCGCCTTGCATCGTCAACCTCGGCCAATGGCGAGCGCATCTGCTGGAACGTCTGCGCCGGGATATCGAGGTCAGCGGCGACCTGCAGCTACAGGCGCTGTTCGATGAGCTCAGTGGCTATCCCGCCCCACCCCTGCCGGAGGGATTGCACAGCGATGCGGTACTGGTGCCATTGCAGTTGCGTACGCCTCTGGGCGTGATCAGTTTCATCAGCACCATCACGGTGTTCGGTACCCCAGTGGACGTCACCCTGGCCGAACTGGGGCTGGAAACCCTGTTTCCCGCCGACCCGGCCAGTGCCGAGTTGTTACGCAGACTGCTGGCGGGCAACTGA
- the oscA gene encoding sulfur starvation response protein OscA, whose protein sequence is MSATLRSVEGQDEASILREIQAALHGLRFGSVEITVHNGQVVQIERKEKFRLQQPNQRNH, encoded by the coding sequence ATGAGCGCAACTCTTCGTAGCGTGGAAGGCCAGGACGAGGCCAGCATCCTGCGCGAAATCCAGGCCGCCCTGCATGGTCTGCGTTTCGGCTCGGTGGAGATCACCGTGCACAACGGCCAGGTAGTGCAGATAGAACGCAAGGAAAAATTCCGCTTGCAGCAACCGAACCAGCGCAACCACTGA
- a CDS encoding sulfate ABC transporter substrate-binding protein, with protein sequence MSIRRFALAALASALIAGPAAAATELLNVSYDPTRELYQEYNAAFAKHWKAEGGGDVKVQQSHGGSGKQARAVIDGLKADVVTLALAGDIDELQKLGKLIPENWQARLPQNSTPYTSTIVFLVRKGNPKGIKDWGDLTKEGVEVITPNPKTSGGARWNFLAAWAWAKKQYGSDAKAQEYVKELYKHVPVLDTGARGSTITFVNNQIGDVLLAWENEAFLALKEQGGENFEIVAPSLSILAEPPVSVVDKNVDKKGTRKVAEAYLQYLYSEEGQRIAAKNFYRPRNEKVAAEFAKQFPKLDLVTVDKDFNGWKEAQPKFFNDGGIFDQIYQAQ encoded by the coding sequence ATGTCGATTCGCCGCTTCGCCCTCGCCGCCCTCGCCAGCGCCCTGATCGCCGGCCCGGCTGCCGCCGCCACCGAACTGCTCAACGTGTCCTACGACCCGACCCGCGAGCTCTACCAGGAATACAACGCTGCCTTCGCCAAGCACTGGAAGGCCGAAGGCGGCGGCGACGTGAAGGTACAGCAATCCCACGGTGGCTCCGGCAAGCAGGCCCGCGCCGTGATCGACGGCCTGAAGGCTGACGTGGTGACCCTGGCCCTGGCCGGCGACATCGACGAGCTGCAGAAGCTCGGCAAGCTGATCCCGGAAAACTGGCAGGCGCGCCTGCCGCAGAACAGCACCCCCTACACCTCGACCATCGTGTTCCTGGTACGCAAGGGCAACCCCAAGGGCATCAAGGACTGGGGCGACCTGACCAAGGAAGGCGTTGAAGTCATCACCCCGAACCCGAAGACCTCCGGCGGCGCCCGCTGGAACTTCCTGGCCGCCTGGGCCTGGGCCAAGAAGCAATACGGTAGCGACGCCAAGGCACAGGAATACGTGAAAGAGCTGTACAAGCACGTACCGGTGCTGGACACCGGCGCCCGTGGCTCGACCATCACCTTCGTCAACAACCAGATCGGCGACGTGCTGCTGGCCTGGGAAAACGAAGCCTTCCTGGCGCTGAAAGAGCAAGGTGGCGAGAACTTCGAAATCGTCGCGCCGAGCCTGTCGATCCTGGCCGAGCCGCCGGTGTCGGTGGTCGACAAGAACGTCGACAAGAAGGGCACCCGCAAGGTCGCCGAAGCCTACCTGCAGTACCTGTACAGCGAGGAAGGCCAGCGCATCGCGGCGAAGAATTTCTACCGCCCGCGCAACGAGAAGGTCGCGGCCGAGTTCGCCAAGCAATTCCCGAAACTGGACCTCGTGACCGTGGACAAGGACTTCAACGGCTGGAAGGAAGCCCAACCCAAGTTCTTCAACGACGGCGGCATCTTCGACCAGATCTACCAGGCGCAGTAA
- a CDS encoding sulfate/molybdate ABC transporter ATP-binding protein codes for MSIEIRNVSKNFNAFKALNQINLDIHSGELVALLGPSGCGKTTLLRIIAGLETPDVGSIVFHGEDVSQHDVRDRNVGFVFQHYALFRHMTVFDNVAFGLRMKPKRERPSEKQIAEKVHELLNMVQLDWLADRYPEQLSGGQRQRIALARALAVEPKILLLDEPFGALDAKVRKELRRWLARLHEEINLTSVFVTHDQEEAMEVADRIVVMNKGVIEQIGAPGEVYENPASDFVYHFLGDSNRLHLGDDQHLLFRPHEVSLSRSEVAEHRAAEVRDIRPLGAITRVTLKVDGQDELIEAEVVKDHDSLIGLVRGETLFFKPKAWQKAAGF; via the coding sequence GTGAGCATTGAAATCCGCAACGTCAGCAAGAACTTCAACGCCTTCAAGGCCCTCAACCAGATCAACCTGGACATCCACAGCGGCGAACTGGTGGCGCTGCTGGGCCCGTCCGGCTGCGGCAAGACCACTCTGCTGCGGATCATCGCCGGCCTGGAAACCCCGGACGTGGGCAGCATCGTGTTCCACGGCGAGGACGTCTCCCAGCACGACGTGCGTGATCGCAACGTCGGCTTCGTGTTCCAGCACTACGCCCTGTTCCGCCATATGACGGTGTTCGACAACGTCGCCTTCGGCCTGCGCATGAAGCCCAAGCGCGAGCGCCCGAGCGAGAAGCAGATCGCCGAGAAGGTCCATGAACTGCTGAACATGGTGCAACTCGACTGGCTCGCCGACCGCTACCCGGAACAGCTCTCCGGTGGCCAGCGCCAACGTATCGCCCTGGCCCGCGCCCTGGCGGTGGAGCCGAAGATCCTGCTGCTGGACGAACCCTTCGGCGCCCTCGACGCCAAGGTGCGCAAGGAGCTGCGTCGCTGGCTGGCGCGCCTGCACGAAGAGATCAACCTGACCTCCGTGTTCGTGACCCACGACCAGGAAGAAGCCATGGAAGTGGCCGACCGCATCGTGGTGATGAACAAGGGCGTGATCGAACAGATCGGCGCACCGGGCGAGGTCTACGAGAACCCGGCCAGCGACTTCGTCTACCACTTCCTCGGCGACTCCAACCGCCTGCATCTGGGCGATGACCAGCACCTGCTGTTCCGTCCCCACGAAGTCTCCCTGTCGCGCTCCGAAGTGGCCGAGCACCGCGCCGCCGAAGTCCGCGACATCCGCCCCCTGGGCGCCATCACCCGGGTGACCCTGAAGGTGGACGGCCAGGACGAACTGATCGAGGCCGAAGTGGTGAAGGACCACGACAGCCTGATCGGCCTGGTGCGTGGCGAGACGCTGTTCTTCAAGCCCAAGGCCTGGCAGAAGGCGGCGGGGTTCTGA
- a CDS encoding AraC family transcriptional regulator — translation MSEPTTLASWTRALRKQLDALGLDSADLCRQAQLDPALMDDPNARYPLSATTRLWQLAVEASGDPALGLKISTYVSPTTFHALGYALVASASLREVFERVVRYHQVVSDALELELSREGERYLFRLRVRDDGFEPAPEAVDAFAAIYVRTCRNRIGRDYAPLAVHLRRPQPADPQPWHAVFRAPLVFGAEENLLEFAAEDFERPLDDANAELAEHNEAVLKRTLEQLQQPTWSRKVRACLEAQLPNGEPSAERIAQSLHLSLRSLQRHLADEGCSYEQLLGDTRQALALAHMRDPRCSISEIAYLLGFADTSSFSRAFKRWTGQSPSQYRESLTAGR, via the coding sequence ATGAGCGAACCCACCACCCTCGCCAGCTGGACCCGAGCCCTGCGCAAGCAGCTGGACGCGCTCGGCCTCGACAGCGCCGACCTATGCCGGCAGGCGCAGCTCGATCCAGCGCTGATGGACGACCCCAACGCGCGCTATCCCCTGTCCGCCACCACCCGGCTCTGGCAACTGGCGGTCGAGGCCAGTGGCGACCCGGCACTCGGCCTGAAGATTTCCACCTACGTCAGCCCCACCACCTTCCACGCCCTGGGCTACGCGCTGGTGGCCAGCGCCAGCCTGCGGGAAGTGTTCGAGCGCGTCGTGCGTTATCACCAGGTGGTCAGCGACGCGCTGGAGCTGGAGCTCAGCCGCGAAGGCGAGCGCTATCTGTTCCGCCTGCGGGTGCGTGACGATGGTTTCGAACCCGCACCCGAAGCGGTGGATGCCTTCGCCGCCATCTACGTGCGCACCTGCCGCAACCGCATCGGCCGCGATTACGCGCCGCTGGCCGTGCACCTGCGCCGCCCGCAGCCGGCGGACCCGCAGCCCTGGCACGCCGTGTTTCGCGCGCCGCTGGTCTTCGGTGCCGAGGAAAACCTGCTGGAGTTCGCCGCCGAGGATTTCGAGCGGCCGCTGGACGATGCCAATGCGGAACTGGCCGAACACAACGAGGCAGTGCTCAAGCGCACCCTGGAGCAGCTTCAGCAGCCCACCTGGTCGCGCAAGGTGCGGGCCTGCCTGGAGGCCCAGTTGCCCAATGGCGAGCCTTCGGCCGAGCGCATCGCCCAATCCCTGCACCTCAGCCTGCGCAGCTTGCAACGCCACCTGGCGGACGAAGGCTGCAGCTATGAGCAACTCCTCGGCGACACCCGCCAGGCGCTGGCGCTGGCCCACATGCGCGACCCGCGCTGCTCCATCAGCGAAATCGCCTACCTGCTCGGTTTTGCCGATACCAGCAGCTTCAGCCGCGCCTTCAAGCGCTGGACCGGACAGAGCCCGAGCCAGTACCGCGAAAGCCTCACCGCAGGTCGCTGA